A section of the Streptomyces agglomeratus genome encodes:
- a CDS encoding transposase yields the protein MESMGKRKPRPRRSFTTEFKAEIVELCRRGDRSVGQIAKDFDLTETAVRDWVKQADVDAGERDGLTSSEREELAALRRENRRLREDVDILKRATLDSTGQGNALGWRPEPQALARTVVELRRDGV from the coding sequence ATGGAGAGCATGGGGAAGAGGAAGCCTCGCCCTCGCCGTTCGTTCACGACGGAGTTCAAGGCCGAGATCGTCGAGCTGTGCCGGCGCGGTGACCGCTCGGTCGGTCAGATAGCCAAGGACTTCGACCTGACCGAAACCGCGGTGCGGGACTGGGTCAAGCAGGCCGACGTCGACGCGGGCGAGCGAGACGGGCTGACCAGCAGCGAGCGCGAGGAGCTGGCGGCGCTGCGGCGGGAGAACCGCCGCCTGCGCGAGGACGTCGACATCCTCAAGCGGGCCACCTTAGATTCAACCGGTCAAGGCAACGCTCTCGGCTGGCGTCCGGAACCCCAGGCACTTGCGCGGACGGTTGTTGAGCTTCGTCGCGATGGCGTCTAG